The DNA sequence GCGGGCCACGCTCATCGCCATCGAATCCGGCCGCGTGATGGCATAGGTCTTCGGCAGCACTTCGGCAAAGACGAGGACCAGGAGCGTCATCACAGCGGTCGCCATGGCCAGCGCCAGCCCGCCCTGACCGAACAGGGCCGTGAACAGCGATGTGGCCAGAACCGAGGCCAGAATGTTGACGAGGTTGTTGCCCAGCAGGATGGCGCCGATCAGGTTTTCCCGATTGGTGATCAGGCGGTTCACGGTTTCCGCGCGCTTGTCGCCGTCCTTTTCAAGCTGGTGCATGCGCGCGCGCGAGGCCGCCGTCAGGGCGGTTTCAGACCCCGAGAAGAAGGCTGACATGCCAAGCAGCAGCAAAATGGAAACAGCATAGCCGATAATCATGGAACGACTTTCATTGTGTAGGATCAGCCTTCCAGCAACTCGCCCCGCAGGAAGGTTTCGACCGATGCAAGGTCTGCATCCCTGTGAATATAGGACTGGCCGATGCCGCGCGCGAGGATGAGGGGCACATGGCCGCCGCTCGCTTTCTTGTCCTGCTGCATCAGCGAGACGAGACGGCTGGCCGTATAGGGCCCACCCTGCCGGCCGGGAATGGCGGCGGGGAGGCCGGACGCCTCCAGATGCGCCTTCACCCGCGCGGCGTCTTCGGCCGGGGTCAGGCCCTGGCTGGCGCCATAGCGAAACGCCAGCGCCATGCCGATCGCCACCCCTTCCCCGTGCAGCAGGTCCGGCCCGTAGCCATTTGCCGCTTCCAGCGCATGGCCGAACGTATGTCCGAGATTGAGCAGGGCGCGCACGCCGGTCTCGCGTTCATCCTCGGCCACAATGGCGGCCTTGGCGCGGCAGCTGGTGGCCACTGCATGGGCGATCGCCTTCGGGTCCAGCGCCAGCACGTCGCTGCCATGACGCTCCAGCCACTCGAAGAAGCCGGCATCATTGATCAGGCCGTATTTGACGATCTCTGCATAGCCGGCGCGCAATTCGCGGGGCGGCAGGGTTTCAAGCAGCGCGGTGTCCGCGATGACGAGTTGCGGCTGATAGAAGGCCCCGATGAGATTCTTGCCGCGCGGCGTGTTCACGGCCGTCTTTCCACCGACCGAGGAATCGACCTGCGCAAGCAGCGTTGTCGGGACCTGGACGAATTTCATGCCGCGTTTCATCAGGCTGGCCGCGAGCCCGGTAATGTCCCCGATGACGCCGCCGCCGAGCGCAATCACGACATCCCCGCGGTCTGCCGACGCTTCCAGCAGCCAGTCGAGAATATGCTCCAGATTGGAGAAGGATTTTGTTTTCTCGCCCGGCGGCAGGGCCAGCCAGTGCGTGGCCACGCCGCTTGGCCCGAGCGCCTCGTCCAGCCGATGCCGGTGCAGGCGCTCGACCGTCTCATCGGTCAGGACAAACACGCGGGGCTGTTTGAGCATGCCGGACAGGCGGCTGCCCAACTGGTCCAGCGCGCCATGGCCGACCAGAATGTCATAGCTGCGGTCTCCGAGATCGACGATCACGGTTTCAATCGGCGGGGCGGTGAGGTTCACTTCGGTGTCCAAGTCTGCAAGGCCCTGTAGATGGCGTTGACGGTGTTTACATGGGGGCCGTCCTTTGACGGCACGACGAGATCAGCCTGCGAATAGATCGGTTCGCGTTCTGCCAGCAGATTGGTCAGCACATCCTTGGCATCGGGCCGGCGCAGCAGCGGACGGGTGTCGCGCTTCTGCACACGGCGCCAGAGGGTTTCAAGATCTGCATTCAGCCAGATGGTGACCGCATTTTCGCGCATCAGCGCCCGCGTTTCCGCATTCAGATAGGCCCCGCCGCCCGTGGCAAGCACATGCGGAGGCTCCGCAAGCAGGCGTTTCAGGACCTGATGCTCGCCGCGGCGGAAATCCTCTTCCCCGTGCAGCGCGAAAATGTCGGTGATGGACAGGCCAGCCGCCTTTTCGATTTCCGTATCACTGTCATAGAATTTCCGGCCCAGCTTCTCGGCGAGACGGCGTCCCACAGTCGACTTGCCCGCGCCCATCAAACCGACAAGCGCAACCGTCCGGGACATGTAGGGCAATGTCTCGCTGTCGGGATTTGTCGAACTGTCACTGTCAGATGGCATTCTGGACTTTCAGGCTCTGTTGGGTACTTGTCCTATAGTTGCTGCGGCGCCTTCGCAATCCAGCGCCGGAAATCTGTATCCAAGGGTCTTATTCCATGCGCAAGTTTCTCATTCTTCTGGGCCTGCTGATTATCCTGGTCCTGGGCGCTGCCTGGTGGCTGGGCGGACAGGCCGCAAAGGGCAAGCCGGAACCCGGTGAAGTCCGCATCGAGGTGGACAATGTCCTTTAGGGGACTGGCCGCCGCCGCGCTGATCGGGTCGGTCGCCCTGACGGCCGAGGCGCAGATCGAGGATTCCGGCCTGGACCTGGTGAATCCGTGGGGCATGAGCTTTCTGGAAGCCGGTGAACCGTCGCTGTCCACAGACATGTGGAGCGCGTCCGATGCCGATGACCTTCTGCCGCTGATGCGGGACGTGCGGACACATGGCCTGACCCCGGCAGAGCGCACATTGATGCGCCGCATGGCCCTGTCCCCGGCCGCGCCGCCCCCCGGCGCGCAGGAGCCGGCCCTGCGGGCAGAGCGTGCCCGCATCATGTATGAGCTCGGCGAGGCCGAGGCGGCCGCCAGCCTGATGGCCCGTCTCGAGACGCCGCCTCCGGGGCTGGATGCCGACGAGATTGTCGCGGATCTGAACCTGGCCCTGGGCAATGAAGCCACGGCCTGCAACATGCTGGATGATCCGGACCGGATGACCGGATACTGGGCCAAACTGCGCGCTGTCTGTGCGGCGCTGCGCGGCAACACGGCCGGGGCAGAACTGGCCATCGAGATGGCGTTGCAGCAGGACGCGGTCGATTCCTGGCTCTTGTCAGCGGTCTTTGCGGCGTCCGGAGAGTTGCCGGAGCCGCCGGAGGCCGATTTCTCCTCCGGCCTCAACCTGGCCATTTCCGCAGAAGCCGGGCTGGTCCCGCCGGACTCCCCGATCCCTGACAGCCGGCCTGACCTGGCGGCCGCAATGGCCGAGCACCCCAATTTGCCGGACAGGCTGCGCGTGGAAGCTGCGGCGCAGGCAGCCGCCGCCGGACTGCTTCCGGACCGGACTTACCGGTCCCTCTTCCTGACCCTCGTCAACAGTCCGGACTTTGTGCCGGAGACCGCCCTGGAAAGTGCGGTCTATGCGGCGCGTGACCCGCTGGTCAGCGATGAGGATCGCGCCTTTGCCCTGGCCTCTGCGCTGGAGGAGTCGATGCGGACCCCGGCAGAGTTCCGGGTCGTTTCGGCGCTCCTTTGGGAGGAGATTGCCCGCCTGCCGGTGACGGCCGCGACAGCGCCCGGCGCCCCGGTCTTTGCCCGGGCGGCCCTGGCGACGGGACATTTCCGGGCCGCTAAGGACTGGTCGTCCGCAAACACGATGGAGGGCGCGCTGGCCGATGGCGGATTCGATGCGGCCCGCATGGCTGCCCTTGTCGTGCTGGCCGGACAGGAAACATCTGCCAGCGCGGTCAGCTATATCGGCACCCGGCTGGCAGAACAGGCAGAATCGGACGCGCAGCTGGCGGAGGCGAAACGCCTGTTTTCCCTCTGGACAGCATTGGGCATTGCCGCACCGGCAGAAGCCAGACGCCTGATGTCCGAAGGCACTGCCGAACCGGGTGACCAGGCATTCCAGCCTGCCCTGCTGGCAATTCTGGCAGCCGCAGAGGCAAATGCCGCGGGAGAGGTGATCCTGTCTACGGTCGGGCTGACGCATGGCGATCCGAGCGAGCTGGATGATGGCAGCCTGCTGATCCTGCTGAAGGCGCTTCAGCGCATCGGCGCAGAGGATGGCGCCCGGCAGCTGGCGCTGGAAGCCTCCGGCTACTGGAAGGCGTCCTGATCCGTTCATCCTGTTTCAATGCCTGCGTGTCAGGGTCGGGACATGACCGACCGCGCCCGTATTGAAGCCTTTCTTGAAATGATGTCCGCCGAGCGCGGAGCTTCGGCCAATACGCTCGATGCCTATGGCCGTGACCTGCTGGATGCATCGGAACATTGTTCCGGCGGGCTGTGCGATGCGACAGGCGCCGAGATATCAGGCTGGCTGCAGGATCTAGCGAGACGCGGCATGGCGGCCTCGACGCAGGCGCGGAAGCTGTCCGCGGTGCGCCGTTTTTTCCGGTTCCTGTTCGAGGAAGGCGACCGGAAGGATGATCCAACGGCCCAGATTGACGGCCCCGCTCCGGCCCGCGACGTGCCGGATGTCCTGTCCCGCGAAGACGTGGCCCGGCTGCTGGACGCCTGCGCCGACGATCCGCGCATGCGGTGCCTGCTCGAATTGCTGTACGGTGCCGGGCTGCGCGCCACCGAACTGGTCTCCCTGAAACTCGGCCAGCTGCCCCGCCGCAAGGGCCAGCGCTGGACGACGCGGGATATCATTGTGCGCGGCAAGGGCGGAAAGGACCGCCTGTGTCCACTTGGCCGCCCGGCCTTGGCCGCCCTGTCCGACTGGCTGGCCGTGCGCGAGGATTACCTGCCGGAAGGATCGCTGGCGCGCGGACGGGCAGAGCCCTTCCTGTTCCCGTCGCGGGGAAAGGCCGGACACCTGACCCGCCGGCGGCTGGGACAGATGCTGGAAGCGCTGGCAGTGGCGGCCGGGCTGCGGTCAGACCGGGTTCACCCGCACGCGCTGCGCCATGCCTATGCCACGCACCTGCTGATGGGCGGGGCCG is a window from the Hyphomonas sp. genome containing:
- a CDS encoding tyrosine recombinase — its product is MTDRARIEAFLEMMSAERGASANTLDAYGRDLLDASEHCSGGLCDATGAEISGWLQDLARRGMAASTQARKLSAVRRFFRFLFEEGDRKDDPTAQIDGPAPARDVPDVLSREDVARLLDACADDPRMRCLLELLYGAGLRATELVSLKLGQLPRRKGQRWTTRDIIVRGKGGKDRLCPLGRPALAALSDWLAVREDYLPEGSLARGRAEPFLFPSRGKAGHLTRRRLGQMLEALAVAAGLRSDRVHPHALRHAYATHLLMGGADLRSVQTLLGHADIATTQIYTHVLTDELAELLETAHPLAQS
- a CDS encoding shikimate kinase, whose protein sequence is MPSDSDSSTNPDSETLPYMSRTVALVGLMGAGKSTVGRRLAEKLGRKFYDSDTEIEKAAGLSITDIFALHGEEDFRRGEHQVLKRLLAEPPHVLATGGGAYLNAETRALMRENAVTIWLNADLETLWRRVQKRDTRPLLRRPDAKDVLTNLLAEREPIYSQADLVVPSKDGPHVNTVNAIYRALQTWTPK
- the aroB gene encoding 3-dehydroquinate synthase — encoded protein: MNLTAPPIETVIVDLGDRSYDILVGHGALDQLGSRLSGMLKQPRVFVLTDETVERLHRHRLDEALGPSGVATHWLALPPGEKTKSFSNLEHILDWLLEASADRGDVVIALGGGVIGDITGLAASLMKRGMKFVQVPTTLLAQVDSSVGGKTAVNTPRGKNLIGAFYQPQLVIADTALLETLPPRELRAGYAEIVKYGLINDAGFFEWLERHGSDVLALDPKAIAHAVATSCRAKAAIVAEDERETGVRALLNLGHTFGHALEAANGYGPDLLHGEGVAIGMALAFRYGASQGLTPAEDAARVKAHLEASGLPAAIPGRQGGPYTASRLVSLMQQDKKASGGHVPLILARGIGQSYIHRDADLASVETFLRGELLEG